DNA from Polaribacter sp. NJDZ03:
TCCGCATGACAAGATTTATTACTTTTTAGAAAGCCTCTTTTTTTGTTGAATGATTTTAAATTGTTTTTTTCGAAGGATATTTATTTGGTATTAATCACCATCATTATCTGTTGGTAAAATATTTACAGATAAAGTACTCGCAGCATCTACAGAGAAATATTGCAATAAAGTAGCTAAAGAAGCATGTAATGTTGCTACACTTTTATCTCCATTAGAAATTGCAGTATATAAATCTCCATCAATAGCATCAATATTAGTAAAAACGGAGTTAAAGTTATTGTCTATTTCTGTAGATATTTCTGAAGAACCTGCTATTTCATCAACAATATTTGCAAAATTGACACTACTTGTTGCATATGCTTTCTGTACTTCTTCTAAAGAACTTTTAATTAATTTTAAAGAACTTCTACTTCTATAAGCTTCTAAAATACTTAAATCTGTATTAGGAGATTTCTCTAAGCCTGCAGGTTTACCAATTTTAGTAACTCTAATAATATCTATTATATTTATGAGTTGATTAAAAGCCAAACAACGTGCATTTTCTACGCAAGACAAACTTTTGTAACTCTTAAAAGTTTCCTTGTAGCCTTGTTCCCAAAAATCGATTAATTTATTTATCTGTCTTAAATTTTCTTGTGTAATTGATAACAAATAATCTACCCTAAAAGTATCTTCTTGCAATAATGTAAGGCTGTTTTTTACGCTTTCTTTATCAAAAAGTAAATATTCTATTCCTGCTAAACCTTTAGAAACGGTGCTACTATTTTCTATATAAGTGGTGTCAAAATTTGTTTTCTCAGCAATATTTTTTTCAATCAATGTTTCATTTACAGGAAAATTGTAAATGATAATATCAAAATAAAGCGATTTTACATCTACCACATTATAAACTCTAGTTTTAGAAAATGAACTTGCAGCATTTAACCATTGTTCTTGTAATAACGTAAAGTTTTCTTGCGTTGTATTTGTTTGAAAAGCTTCTGTTAATTCAATTTGTTTTGTAATTTCTGCTTTAAAATTATTTAAAGACGGAAGTATATTTGCATTATAATATTCTTCGTGAAAAAGATCTATTGCAGATGTTGAGTTGTCACTTTCTTTGCTACAAGACATTATTAAAAGGATTGTAGAAAGAAATAATAAAATATTTTTTTTCATAATTTTATAAAGAGTTTAAAAATTTAAGGACTTGTTCTCGTTTTTCTTTTGATAAATTTTTGAAGTTATTTTTAGCACTTTCAGCTTCGCCACCGTGCCACAATACAGCTTCTTCTATATTTCTAGCTCTACCATCGTGTAATAAAAAAGTATGATTGTTTACCGTTTCTATTAAACCTAAACCCCAAAGAGGTTGTGTTCTCCATTCGTTTCCGTTGGCTAAAAAATCGGCTCTATTGTCTGCAAGTTCATCACCCATATCATGTAACAAAAAATCTGAATAAGGTCTAATCGTTCTATTTTCTAATTGTGTTAATAAAGAATAATCATTACCAGTTGTAAAGTTGTTTACGTGGCAAGTAACACATGCCAAATCATTAAATAATTGTTTTCCTTCTAAAACATCAAGAGTTTTATAATCTCTTCTTTTAGGGACAGAAATAGCAGCTTGATACACCATTATTCTGCTCATTTGAGTATCGGTAACTTCTACCGTTTCACCAACATTATTTCCATTATTTAATTTGCTGCAATCTAAACCATTAGGGCAATTTTCATCAGGAAATAAAGACGTTGTTAATCCCATATCTCCACTAAAAGCGGCTGCTACTTGTTGTTCTAAAGAGGGTTGGTTGGCCTTCCATCCAAATTTACCAATGGTAGTTTTCTTTTCTTTAACATTCCAAACATAGTTTGCTTTACCAGAAATTCCATCACCATCTAAATCATTAATATCTTGGTTTTCCAAAATACTAGCTTCGCTTAAAGCATCTATAAAACCCAAACCAATTACTTGTGCCCCAACACGAGCAGATTGTTTTACATGCTGTAAACTACCATAATTTTCATTTACAATTGTGTAGGTTGGTTTTCTTAATTCATACGTTTCTCCGTCTGGATAGGTGCCTGTAATTGTTTGGAAACTTACATTAATAGTTCCTTCTTTAGTAATACCTAAATTAGAATTATCTTGTAATTGTCCGCCATAATTAGGGAAATCAATTGGTCCATTTATAGGATCATTACCAGCACTTAAACGGATTAAAAATCCTTGAGAACTTGCATTATTTTCTAATACTGGTTTTCCTCTTCCGTCATTAGAGTGACAAGAAGCACAAGCTCTCGCATTAAAAATAGGACCTAAACCATCTCTAGAAGTGGTGGTTGCAGGTGCAGAAACCCAACTTTGCTCAAACATAGCATTACCAATGCCAAAGAAAGCAGATTCTAAACCGATTAAACCAGGGATACTCGTTCCAAAAGCTTTTTCTGCTGTAAAAGCTTCTATAGATAATTCTGAAACTAAGTTTTCTTCACCTAATTCATACTCAATATTAATGTACTCTTCATCTGAAAGTCCATCAGAATTACAAGAAAAAAACATGAATATTAAAATACAATAAAAATATTTCATTTGCTTTTATTTATAAAATAGAGAAAACTGAAGCCCCTAAAGTCTTCAGTTTTATTAAAAAATTAATACGTTTTACTATAATTATCCACCAACTGTAATAGTAACCCCTAATGCATTAGCTGCATCAGAAATTGCATGACTTTGTTCTACTAAAGCTAAAGCCAAATCATTAGCAGGACCACCAGAAGTTAAATTTTCTTCGCTAATAATTTCATCAAAATTCTTACCTAAACCTAATAAAGTATTTAATTTAGAAATAGTGTCATCTGCTTTTGTTTCTAAAGTAGTTCCAAAAGCGTTGTTGTTTTGCTTTACTAATGTTATTAAAGAAGCACCAGAAATTATAGCACCACTTTCTGTGGTATAACTACCAATAATAATATTGTTTATACCGTGTACATTTGCCCACATATCTTGGTTTGTATTGTCAGAAAAACAAGAATGTTCATTTTCTTGACCTTCATCAATAGCTGCATAAATTCTTTCTTGCGCAACTTCTCCGTTAGAGATAAAACCAATTCCATTTAAGATGTTTTTTAGTGCAACTTCTTCGCTTAAAGCTTCAAAAGTTGTTCTGTAAGTTCCTCCAACTTTCCACGTATTGTTTAAATCATTTAAATCGTTTACCAATAAATCGGTAACAACTTGTAAATAAGTAGCTCTTCTGTCTGCAAAGTCTGCCGTTGTATAATCTGTAAAAGGTCTATCTCCAGAAACCGCATAATTATCTGTAGTTTGATTGATAGGATCGTAGTTTAAATCTTGTCCCCAAAGTAAAAACTCAATTGCGTGCCAACCAGTAGCAATATCATCTGCATCTATATCTTCATTTTTATTGATAAGATTATCGGCAGTTATAGTAAAAGAAGTATTTCCAATTAATCCGTTTTGAATATTTCCACCTATATTATCAGAAACATAATCAATAAAACCTTCATCTAAAGGCCATGCATTAATTCTTCCTTCTGTAGCTAAAAATCCTTCTGCAACCGTTAGTTTTTCATTATCAATAGGTCCGTTTGCTACTCTATACGC
Protein-coding regions in this window:
- a CDS encoding imelysin family protein — encoded protein: MKKNILLFLSTILLIMSCSKESDNSTSAIDLFHEEYYNANILPSLNNFKAEITKQIELTEAFQTNTTQENFTLLQEQWLNAASSFSKTRVYNVVDVKSLYFDIIIYNFPVNETLIEKNIAEKTNFDTTYIENSSTVSKGLAGIEYLLFDKESVKNSLTLLQEDTFRVDYLLSITQENLRQINKLIDFWEQGYKETFKSYKSLSCVENARCLAFNQLINIIDIIRVTKIGKPAGLEKSPNTDLSILEAYRSRSSLKLIKSSLEEVQKAYATSSVNFANIVDEIAGSSEISTEIDNNFNSVFTNIDAIDGDLYTAISNGDKSVATLHASLATLLQYFSVDAASTLSVNILPTDNDGD
- a CDS encoding imelysin family protein, whose translation is MKFNFTKLTLLLFTCILTISCSSNDAEEEMITKEFTNADFITNYTTIAAANYADTYNTAVVMQTKINEFIANPSITTLADARKSWLHARDFYGQTEAYRVANGPIDNEKLTVAEGFLATEGRINAWPLDEGFIDYVSDNIGGNIQNGLIGNTSFTITADNLINKNEDIDADDIATGWHAIEFLLWGQDLNYDPINQTTDNYAVSGDRPFTDYTTADFADRRATYLQVVTDLLVNDLNDLNNTWKVGGTYRTTFEALSEEVALKNILNGIGFISNGEVAQERIYAAIDEGQENEHSCFSDNTNQDMWANVHGINNIIIGSYTTESGAIISGASLITLVKQNNNAFGTTLETKADDTISKLNTLLGLGKNFDEIISEENLTSGGPANDLALALVEQSHAISDAANALGVTITVGG
- a CDS encoding di-heme oxidoredictase family protein; this encodes MKYFYCILIFMFFSCNSDGLSDEEYINIEYELGEENLVSELSIEAFTAEKAFGTSIPGLIGLESAFFGIGNAMFEQSWVSAPATTTSRDGLGPIFNARACASCHSNDGRGKPVLENNASSQGFLIRLSAGNDPINGPIDFPNYGGQLQDNSNLGITKEGTINVSFQTITGTYPDGETYELRKPTYTIVNENYGSLQHVKQSARVGAQVIGLGFIDALSEASILENQDINDLDGDGISGKANYVWNVKEKKTTIGKFGWKANQPSLEQQVAAAFSGDMGLTTSLFPDENCPNGLDCSKLNNGNNVGETVEVTDTQMSRIMVYQAAISVPKRRDYKTLDVLEGKQLFNDLACVTCHVNNFTTGNDYSLLTQLENRTIRPYSDFLLHDMGDELADNRADFLANGNEWRTQPLWGLGLIETVNNHTFLLHDGRARNIEEAVLWHGGEAESAKNNFKNLSKEKREQVLKFLNSL